A window from Enterocloster bolteae encodes these proteins:
- a CDS encoding complex I subunit 5 family protein, translated as MNPYYLLVPVLLPMVTGAAVLGLRPKERRKREILVMGGILAASAVIGALVLNRPGQPLVLYRFGSRMNISLGLDGLSGVFACLIAVLWPLTALYSFEYMKHEGKENKFFGYFSITYGVVAGVALSHSLITLYFFYELMTLATLPLVMHAMDTRAIYAGKKYLLLSMAGAAMVFVSIISLHEYGTTLDFTWGGVIPQGLSHVERRHLYGAFILAFFGFGVKAAVVPFHSWLPAASVAPTPVSALLHAVAVVKGGVFALMRVVYWCFGAGFLIGTKVQAAVLCVCCITILYGSLRALCTQHLKRRLAYSTVSQLSYILMGVMLMTPAGLAAGLTHMVCHALMKITLFFCAGAILYKGGREYVYELRGVGRAMPVTMTCFTLAGLGLVGVPLFAGFVSKFMLGSAAAEAGGLGMLGVACLIISAFFTLFYMVLIIGAAWFPAEGREDSHWNTHCDPNWNMKLPLIAITAMSMVLGLWSGPLIQVFNRIAAGGM; from the coding sequence GTGAATCCATATTATCTGCTGGTGCCTGTGCTTCTTCCTATGGTGACTGGCGCGGCTGTGCTTGGACTGCGTCCAAAGGAGCGCAGAAAACGGGAGATATTGGTAATGGGAGGAATTCTGGCTGCCTCGGCAGTGATTGGGGCCCTGGTGTTAAACCGTCCCGGACAGCCGCTGGTGCTGTACCGTTTTGGCAGCAGAATGAATATATCGCTGGGACTGGACGGTCTGTCCGGGGTATTTGCCTGTCTCATTGCAGTGCTTTGGCCCCTTACCGCACTGTATTCCTTTGAATATATGAAGCATGAGGGGAAGGAAAACAAGTTTTTCGGATATTTTTCCATTACATATGGGGTGGTGGCGGGAGTGGCGCTGTCACACAGCCTGATTACCCTGTACTTTTTCTATGAGCTTATGACCCTGGCTACCCTGCCGCTGGTCATGCATGCCATGGATACCAGGGCCATCTATGCGGGCAAGAAATATCTGCTTCTTTCCATGGCGGGGGCTGCCATGGTATTTGTCAGCATTATCAGCCTTCATGAATATGGAACCACCCTGGATTTTACCTGGGGCGGTGTGATACCCCAGGGTCTGTCCCATGTGGAACGGCGTCATCTGTACGGCGCATTTATTCTGGCCTTCTTCGGGTTTGGGGTAAAGGCAGCAGTGGTCCCGTTTCACAGCTGGCTTCCCGCTGCGTCGGTGGCCCCCACTCCCGTATCAGCCCTTCTGCACGCAGTGGCAGTGGTGAAGGGGGGCGTGTTTGCGCTGATGCGGGTGGTGTACTGGTGCTTCGGGGCCGGATTCCTTATAGGGACAAAGGTGCAGGCAGCGGTTCTGTGCGTCTGCTGCATCACCATCCTTTATGGCTCCCTCAGGGCCCTTTGCACACAGCATCTGAAACGCAGGTTGGCCTATTCTACTGTAAGCCAGCTGTCCTATATCCTTATGGGCGTCATGCTTATGACTCCCGCGGGGCTGGCAGCAGGCCTGACCCATATGGTATGCCACGCCCTGATGAAGATTACCCTGTTCTTCTGCGCGGGAGCCATCCTGTATAAAGGGGGACGGGAATATGTGTATGAACTGCGGGGAGTGGGAAGGGCCATGCCGGTTACCATGACCTGTTTTACCCTGGCCGGGCTGGGGCTGGTGGGGGTCCCGCTCTTTGCGGGCTTTGTGAGCAAGTTTATGCTTGGGTCGGCTGCCGCAGAGGCAGGGGGTCTGGGAATGCTGGGGGTGGCATGCCTGATTATATCCGCCTTTTTTACTTTGTTTTATATGGTACTCATCATAGGGGCTGCCTGGTTCCCGGCAGAGGGGAGGGAGGATTCCCATTGGAATACTCATTGTGACCCAAACTGGAATATGAAGCTTCCTCTGATTGCCATTACTGCCATGAGCATGGTCCTGGGCCTGTGGTCCGGCCCTCTGATTCAGGTGTTTAACCGGATTGCGGCAGGAGGTATGTAG
- a CDS encoding complex I subunit 5 family protein, whose protein sequence is MEGNIWLLGAVAWPFLAAFISLLAGKKGERNRDVFASAAMVMEFTGMLCLYPVNSPAAFSWAGFCEMGIWLRADGFRWLYSTIAAFMWMMTTLFSMEYFARHGNRGRYCFFSLLTCGATMGVFLSDSLFSLFLFFEIMGLTSFVMVIQEETEAAGRAARTYLAIAVIGGLCALFGIFMIAAGTGNLSMDSLEQFRKATGGTWPLYLAGALLLAGFGAKAGMYPLHVWLPNAHPVAPAPASALLSGILTKTGVFGILAVTVTMFRHDMAWGMVLLVPGAVTMVLGAILAVFSIDLKRTLACSSMSQIGFILTGCAMQCLLGEENGLAVSGTVLHMVNHSMIKLVLFMAAGCIYMNLHKLDLNEIRGYGRNKPFLMLVFAMGAYGICGIPLWNGYVSKTLLHESIVEYIEVLGAQGADALPFQVLEWAFLLAGGLTVAYMAKLFAAIFLEKAPMGRERDDREKRYAGTAACFALGGSACLLPLMGMAPHQIMDRMTDISRPFLRGAQVPHQVEYFSEANLRGACISITIGILVYVLFIRRYLMETGEDGTRVYVDRWPAWLNLEDRVYRPLVLAVLPFLGAVLARCVNGICEGPLPLFMKRPEKNQVVAPGESSRFFRQAQDVRLLHMIYSSMGYGFMMLGAGLILMTAYVLFL, encoded by the coding sequence ATGGAAGGAAATATATGGCTGTTGGGGGCTGTGGCCTGGCCTTTTCTGGCAGCCTTTATCAGTCTTTTGGCAGGAAAAAAAGGGGAGAGGAACCGGGATGTTTTTGCGTCGGCCGCCATGGTCATGGAATTTACAGGCATGCTCTGCCTTTATCCCGTTAACAGTCCGGCAGCTTTTTCCTGGGCCGGATTTTGTGAGATGGGCATATGGCTGAGGGCGGACGGATTCAGGTGGCTCTACAGTACCATTGCAGCCTTTATGTGGATGATGACCACCCTGTTTTCCATGGAATATTTTGCCCGACACGGCAATCGCGGAAGATACTGTTTCTTTTCCCTGTTAACCTGCGGGGCAACCATGGGCGTATTTCTGTCCGACAGCCTGTTCTCCCTGTTCCTGTTCTTTGAGATAATGGGACTTACCTCCTTTGTGATGGTCATACAGGAGGAGACAGAGGCAGCGGGAAGGGCAGCCAGGACCTACCTGGCCATTGCAGTTATAGGGGGGCTGTGCGCGCTGTTCGGTATCTTTATGATTGCAGCGGGAACAGGAAATCTATCCATGGACAGTCTGGAACAGTTCAGGAAGGCCACAGGGGGAACATGGCCCCTGTATCTGGCAGGAGCGCTGCTGCTTGCCGGATTCGGGGCAAAGGCAGGGATGTATCCGCTGCACGTATGGCTTCCCAATGCCCACCCTGTGGCGCCGGCGCCTGCCAGCGCCCTGCTGTCAGGCATCCTGACCAAGACGGGCGTGTTCGGAATCCTGGCAGTTACCGTGACCATGTTCCGGCATGACATGGCCTGGGGAATGGTGCTTTTGGTGCCGGGAGCCGTGACCATGGTGCTGGGAGCAATACTGGCCGTGTTCTCCATTGACCTAAAACGTACCCTGGCGTGTTCCTCCATGTCCCAGATTGGCTTCATCCTTACGGGATGCGCCATGCAGTGTCTGCTGGGAGAGGAAAACGGGCTGGCTGTGAGCGGAACCGTGCTGCATATGGTGAACCACTCCATGATTAAGCTGGTGCTGTTCATGGCGGCTGGATGTATCTATATGAATCTGCATAAGCTGGATCTGAATGAGATTCGGGGATATGGCAGGAACAAGCCGTTTTTGATGCTGGTCTTTGCCATGGGTGCATATGGCATATGCGGTATCCCGCTGTGGAACGGGTATGTGAGTAAGACGCTGCTTCATGAGAGTATAGTGGAGTATATAGAAGTGCTGGGCGCCCAGGGCGCCGATGCCCTGCCCTTTCAGGTGCTGGAGTGGGCCTTCCTCCTGGCGGGAGGGCTTACGGTTGCCTACATGGCAAAGCTGTTTGCGGCCATTTTTCTGGAAAAGGCCCCAATGGGCCGGGAGAGGGATGACAGGGAAAAGCGGTACGCCGGCACGGCTGCCTGCTTTGCCCTGGGCGGCTCTGCTTGTCTCCTCCCTCTTATGGGGATGGCCCCCCACCAGATTATGGACCGTATGACAGATATCAGCCGTCCGTTTTTAAGGGGGGCACAGGTCCCGCACCAGGTGGAGTATTTTTCAGAGGCCAATCTCAGGGGAGCCTGTATCAGCATAACGATAGGAATTCTGGTGTATGTGCTGTTCATTCGCAGATACCTTATGGAGACAGGGGAGGACGGGACCAGGGTCTATGTGGACAGATGGCCGGCATGGCTGAACCTGGAGGACCGGGTTTACCGCCCCCTGGTACTTGCCGTGCTGCCCTTTTTGGGAGCCGTGCTGGCCAGATGCGTCAACGGGATCTGCGAAGGCCCTCTTCCCCTGTTTATGAAAAGGCCGGAAAAGAACCAGGTGGTGGCACCGGGGGAGTCCAGCCGGTTTTTCAGGCAGGCTCAGGATGTAAGGCTTCTGCACATGATTTATTCCAGCATGGGATACGGGTTCATGATGCTGGGTGCAGGGCTTATACTGATGACAGCATATGTGCTGTTTTTATGA
- a CDS encoding type II toxin-antitoxin system PemK/MazF family toxin, which produces MYRENKNMNQDAHQTILRGDLYYADLSPVVGSEQGGIRPVLVIQNDVGNKYSPTVIVAAITSRSTKAAIPTHVCIRRMRGGLKQDSTVLAEQIRTIDRNRLKEYIGHLDSGQMAGIEQAMVTSLGLGHLTGNMGQVFLPSYS; this is translated from the coding sequence ATGTATAGAGAGAACAAAAATATGAACCAGGACGCACACCAGACCATTCTGAGAGGGGATTTATATTATGCGGACCTGTCGCCGGTAGTGGGGTCTGAGCAGGGGGGAATCCGGCCGGTACTGGTCATCCAGAATGATGTGGGGAACAAATACAGCCCAACCGTAATCGTGGCAGCCATCACCAGCCGATCCACCAAGGCAGCCATTCCCACCCATGTCTGTATCCGCAGGATGCGCGGCGGTTTAAAGCAGGATTCCACCGTACTGGCAGAACAGATTCGCACCATAGACCGGAACCGTTTGAAGGAATACATAGGACATCTGGATTCCGGTCAGATGGCGGGAATTGAACAGGCCATGGTTACCAGCTTGGGGCTGGGGCATCTGACAGGCAATATGGGACAGGTCTTTCTGCCGTCTTATTCATAA
- a CDS encoding DUF134 domain-containing protein produces MARPYKARRICSVPAIDTFGPLNQEMDSAVELTLEEYETIRLIDWLDCTQEQCADQMGVARTTVQAVYNSARKKLADCLVNGKRLEIRGGNYQLCPDGGNCCGKNCEKRGCRRRRCNNKPGGDCNEDCCNI; encoded by the coding sequence ATGGCGCGACCGTACAAAGCCAGAAGAATCTGTTCCGTGCCAGCCATAGACACCTTTGGTCCTTTGAACCAGGAGATGGATAGTGCGGTGGAGCTGACATTGGAGGAATATGAGACCATACGGCTTATTGACTGGCTGGACTGCACCCAGGAACAGTGCGCAGACCAGATGGGGGTGGCCAGGACCACGGTCCAGGCAGTGTATAATTCAGCCAGGAAAAAGCTGGCGGACTGTCTGGTCAATGGAAAAAGGCTGGAAATCCGGGGAGGCAACTACCAGCTGTGTCCGGACGGAGGAAACTGCTGCGGGAAGAACTGCGAAAAACGCGGGTGCCGCAGACGCCGCTGTAATAACAAACCAGGAGGAGATTGTAATGAAGATTGCTGTAACATATGA
- a CDS encoding NifB/NifX family molybdenum-iron cluster-binding protein: MKIAVTYENGQVFQHFGHTEEFKVYDTEDKKILSSQVVGTGGSGHEALAVFLKNLGVKVLICGGIGGGARTALSQAGIELYPGASGDADQAVEALLNGSLDYDPNTMCSHHHEGGEHNCHGHGHSCGGHN, encoded by the coding sequence ATGAAGATTGCTGTAACATATGAAAACGGACAGGTATTCCAGCATTTTGGCCATACAGAGGAGTTCAAGGTATATGACACAGAGGATAAGAAAATCCTGTCCTCTCAGGTAGTTGGAACCGGTGGAAGCGGCCATGAGGCTCTGGCTGTATTTTTGAAAAATTTGGGAGTAAAGGTGCTGATATGCGGAGGAATCGGCGGCGGCGCCAGGACAGCCCTGTCCCAGGCAGGAATTGAACTGTATCCGGGTGCGTCCGGGGATGCGGACCAGGCAGTGGAGGCCCTGTTAAACGGCAGCCTGGATTATGATCCGAATACCATGTGCAGCCATCACCATGAGGGCGGCGAGCATAACTGCCATGGACACGGCCACAGCTGCGGGGGACATAATTAA
- a CDS encoding glycoside hydrolase family 2 protein: MDKPVLWNLNWKFYDYFEENLLTEDSDRCSDVNLPHTVKELPLSYFSHQETAMISTYVKLLSVTSRMLENRIILVFDGVMTYFELFVNGQRAGEHKGGYSKSMFDITGLCKEGPNRIVLRVDSHEREDIPPFGYAIDYMTYGGIYRDVWLYCCSQVFVERALIRYDLENKNAILKPELFLDNSGPECSLTADICLKDKEGAIVASYKRCIQAAPGKSSIILEPQCVPSPILWDPDNPYLYTVDITLESGGRVLDRHHVRTGFRTVACTPEGLFINNRKIKIMGLNRHQSFPYVGYAMGRRAQEKDADILKNYLNANTVRTSHYMQSEYFLDRCDEIGLLVFSEIPGWGHIGGEEFKKVMMQDVESMILTQYNHPGIFIWSIHINESLDDDQLYTRANALAHKLDSSRPTTGVRYITNSHLLEDVYSLNDFTYSDCNPDGTKLFKGRREATGLEYPVPFMITEFSGTAFPTKLWDSADKRTTHARAYARVYSHSNLSKDLLGIIGWCAFDYNTHADYGSGDKICYHGVMDMFRIPKYAAYVLRSQKNPEQEIVMEPTTEFSRGDNKGNRLVSPFMVLTNCDYIEVEMYGKPPVRYYPDNRYIGLEHPPIEIEEEIGVWQDLWQDGSITGYYKGKAVIQKKFLRDSSLHDMEVTADDTRLYGDYTDATRVVCRVTDRVSTTLVYFPGIIQVETNGPIQVIGPSAIPVRGGCAAFWVKTNPQSFSGNAETAEVHIRLTDTPVEKKCVKIDVVKSDMEVG, encoded by the coding sequence ATGGACAAACCTGTTTTATGGAACCTGAACTGGAAATTTTACGACTATTTTGAGGAAAACCTCCTGACAGAGGATTCTGACCGCTGCTCAGATGTGAACCTGCCACATACAGTAAAGGAGCTCCCCTTAAGCTACTTCAGCCACCAGGAGACAGCCATGATAAGCACCTATGTGAAACTGCTCTCCGTCACCTCCCGGATGCTGGAGAACAGAATCATACTTGTATTTGACGGCGTCATGACCTATTTTGAGCTCTTTGTCAATGGCCAGAGGGCAGGTGAGCACAAGGGCGGCTACTCAAAAAGCATGTTTGACATTACCGGTCTATGCAAGGAAGGCCCAAACCGGATAGTACTGCGGGTGGACAGCCATGAGCGGGAGGACATCCCACCCTTTGGATACGCCATTGATTATATGACCTACGGCGGCATTTACAGGGATGTCTGGCTTTACTGCTGCAGCCAGGTCTTTGTGGAACGCGCCTTAATCCGCTATGACCTGGAGAACAAAAATGCCATCCTGAAGCCTGAACTGTTCCTGGATAACAGCGGCCCTGAATGCTCCCTGACAGCGGATATCTGCCTGAAGGACAAAGAGGGCGCCATTGTGGCTTCCTACAAAAGATGCATCCAGGCCGCCCCGGGCAAAAGCAGCATTATCTTAGAGCCACAATGCGTCCCGTCCCCCATTCTGTGGGATCCGGACAACCCTTACCTCTACACGGTGGATATAACCCTTGAATCGGGCGGACGCGTGCTGGACAGGCACCATGTGAGAACGGGTTTCCGCACAGTAGCCTGCACACCGGAGGGCCTCTTCATTAACAACAGGAAAATCAAGATAATGGGCCTGAACCGCCACCAGTCCTTCCCCTATGTGGGCTATGCCATGGGCAGGCGGGCACAGGAAAAGGATGCGGACATCCTGAAGAATTACCTCAATGCCAACACGGTCCGCACTTCCCACTATATGCAGTCCGAGTATTTCCTGGACCGCTGCGATGAGATTGGGCTTCTGGTGTTCTCAGAGATACCGGGCTGGGGCCACATAGGCGGGGAAGAATTTAAAAAGGTGATGATGCAGGACGTGGAGTCCATGATTCTGACCCAGTACAACCACCCGGGTATCTTCATCTGGAGCATACATATCAATGAGTCCCTGGATGACGACCAACTGTATACCAGGGCCAACGCCCTGGCCCATAAGCTGGATTCCTCACGGCCCACCACAGGCGTGCGCTACATCACCAACAGCCATCTTTTGGAGGACGTGTACTCCTTAAATGATTTTACCTACTCAGACTGCAATCCGGACGGCACAAAGCTGTTCAAGGGCCGCCGGGAGGCCACGGGCCTGGAATACCCTGTGCCCTTTATGATTACCGAATTCTCCGGGACGGCATTTCCCACCAAGCTCTGGGACAGCGCGGATAAACGTACCACCCACGCCAGGGCCTATGCCAGGGTATACAGTCACTCCAACCTGTCAAAGGACCTTCTGGGAATCATCGGCTGGTGCGCCTTTGACTACAATACACATGCGGATTACGGTTCAGGCGATAAGATCTGTTACCACGGCGTCATGGACATGTTCCGTATTCCAAAATACGCTGCCTATGTGCTGCGCAGCCAGAAAAACCCGGAACAGGAGATCGTGATGGAGCCCACCACGGAATTTTCCAGGGGTGATAATAAGGGCAACCGGCTGGTGTCCCCGTTTATGGTCCTTACCAACTGTGATTACATCGAAGTGGAAATGTATGGTAAGCCCCCGGTCCGCTATTACCCGGATAACCGGTATATAGGCCTGGAACATCCGCCCATTGAAATCGAGGAGGAAATCGGCGTGTGGCAGGATTTGTGGCAGGACGGATCCATCACCGGGTATTACAAAGGCAAGGCTGTCATCCAGAAGAAATTCCTTCGCGACTCCAGCCTCCACGATATGGAGGTCACTGCTGACGACACCAGGCTTTATGGGGATTATACAGATGCCACCCGGGTGGTATGCAGGGTTACGGACCGTGTTTCCACTACCCTGGTGTATTTCCCCGGCATCATCCAGGTGGAAACCAATGGCCCAATCCAGGTAATCGGCCCCTCAGCCATTCCTGTAAGGGGCGGCTGCGCTGCTTTCTGGGTTAAGACAAATCCCCAGAGCTTCTCAGGAAATGCTGAAACAGCAGAAGTTCACATCCGGCTGACAGACACGCCGGTAGAGAAGAAATGTGTGAAAATAGATGTGGTAAAATCTGATATGGAGGTGGGTTAA
- a CDS encoding carbohydrate ABC transporter permease, whose product MARKKISLAGKYAVSLILVLMVFLPLLVTIISSLKIPGSLDAQSPLWISARDMTLNNYLSVFKERYLVRAFTNTIKIVAVSIFFNVLVGSITAYCLERFEFRFKKIIYILFYLAMMVPTNIVEIARFQVIRGMGLYNTLGAPIVIYIAANLMQLYIYRQFISGISVSLDESAMLDGCGYFRIFAQIIFPLLTPATATLVIIKTVSIVNDMYIPYLYMPKNQNKTLTTFLMRYAGAQQNSWPLLAAGIIVVALPTVLLYVFFQKYIIEGITAGAVKE is encoded by the coding sequence ATGGCGCGTAAAAAAATATCCCTGGCAGGGAAATATGCTGTTTCTCTCATCCTGGTTCTCATGGTATTCCTGCCCCTTCTGGTGACCATCATAAGCTCCCTGAAGATTCCGGGAAGCCTGGATGCCCAGTCCCCGCTGTGGATTTCAGCCAGGGACATGACCCTTAACAACTACCTGAGCGTATTCAAGGAGCGGTACCTTGTCAGGGCCTTTACCAACACCATCAAGATTGTTGCCGTCAGCATTTTCTTCAATGTCCTGGTGGGCTCAATCACTGCCTATTGCCTGGAACGCTTTGAGTTCCGCTTTAAGAAAATCATCTATATCCTGTTTTACCTGGCCATGATGGTCCCCACCAATATCGTGGAGATTGCCAGATTCCAGGTTATCCGGGGCATGGGGCTCTACAATACATTAGGCGCCCCCATCGTCATATACATTGCAGCCAACCTGATGCAGCTCTATATTTACCGGCAGTTTATAAGCGGCATATCAGTTTCACTAGACGAAAGCGCCATGCTGGACGGCTGCGGTTATTTCAGGATATTCGCCCAGATTATCTTTCCGCTGCTGACACCGGCCACGGCCACCCTTGTCATTATCAAGACCGTGTCCATTGTAAACGACATGTACATTCCCTATCTGTACATGCCCAAAAACCAGAACAAGACCCTGACCACCTTCCTGATGCGCTATGCGGGCGCACAGCAGAATTCCTGGCCTCTGCTTGCCGCCGGAATCATCGTGGTGGCCCTTCCCACCGTGCTTCTGTATGTCTTTTTCCAGAAGTACATCATAGAAGGAATCACGGCAGGCGCCGTTAAAGAATAA
- a CDS encoding carbohydrate ABC transporter permease has product MNRLNRKRLTFLSLSLAVPVILLCVFVVYPFWELIHMSFLEWDGVSSVRSLAGFDNYTQLFFKSPEFWQAFRNNLTYLLIHGIMMPVELVLAVMLSSRFKGSGFVKAIIFLPFIINGVGISYSFSYFFSPVEGGFNYILTRLGMEGLIHNWLSDPKIVNYVLASVSIWRYMGFHIVLFMAGLSSVPKDMMEAAVVDGANAWQRLRYIQLPAIRTVIDFMLFDVINGSLQMFDIPYIMTAGGPNGASNTFSIYTIDTAFKYNNFGMASSMAVIMIFMIVCVQIAQRFITNRLRRRDQHGA; this is encoded by the coding sequence ATGAACAGGCTCAACCGAAAAAGACTTACCTTTTTAAGCCTGTCCCTGGCAGTTCCGGTCATTCTGTTATGTGTATTTGTGGTTTATCCATTCTGGGAGCTCATCCATATGAGCTTCCTGGAATGGGACGGAGTTTCCTCGGTACGGTCCCTTGCAGGGTTTGACAATTACACACAGCTCTTTTTCAAATCCCCGGAATTCTGGCAGGCTTTCCGCAACAATTTAACGTATCTTCTCATACATGGAATCATGATGCCTGTGGAGCTGGTTCTGGCAGTTATGCTCTCCAGCAGGTTTAAAGGGTCCGGTTTTGTCAAGGCCATCATTTTTCTCCCTTTTATCATCAACGGCGTGGGTATCTCCTACTCCTTTTCCTACTTTTTCTCACCTGTGGAAGGCGGATTCAACTATATCCTGACCAGGCTGGGTATGGAAGGCCTGATTCATAACTGGCTGTCCGACCCCAAAATCGTGAATTATGTGCTGGCCTCCGTGTCCATCTGGCGGTATATGGGCTTTCACATTGTCCTGTTCATGGCCGGCCTTTCCTCGGTGCCAAAGGATATGATGGAGGCTGCCGTGGTAGACGGCGCCAATGCATGGCAGCGCCTGAGATACATCCAGCTTCCGGCCATCCGTACCGTCATTGACTTCATGCTCTTTGATGTTATCAACGGCAGCCTGCAGATGTTTGATATTCCTTACATCATGACCGCTGGCGGGCCAAACGGGGCGTCCAACACATTTTCCATCTACACCATTGACACGGCCTTTAAATACAATAACTTCGGAATGGCATCCTCCATGGCTGTCATCATGATATTCATGATTGTATGTGTACAGATTGCCCAGCGCTTCATAACCAACCGTCTGAGAAGGAGGGATCAGCATGGCGCGTAA